In Planococcus citri chromosome 4, ihPlaCitr1.1, whole genome shotgun sequence, the genomic window TACAATATCATACGCAaagttcgtgtaaacgaatATATTATCGTCAGAAATGACACAATACTTAAACCGACTCGGAGTAATAAAAGGGTTCAATACAACGATTATTCGGGGGGAATTACAAATTACGTTAACACTACTGaattattactaaattataaaatatacaagaacactttaaacctagggccggagctctaaagaattaaggacatattaTCTTGGCAACTCGCTTGCTTCACGAAAACGAACTACgagttggtccagttgccaaagaagctggaaggctcatttgacaccttgaccactcattgttaccaaccacatcaccgaacggtgctggaagggttaaattacctgtttatacacatacgtgttaccattaaggcatatccgtctaacaACACAAGCTCGAAGCCTGAGACTGGATATAATTACATTACCTCTGCACAACACCGACAAAATGGATAGGTCTACGCGACTACGACTACGGTTTAGGCTGCAGCATAGAATGCGGTTTTAGCGATTCGAACTCGAGTAAAATTCAATTACCATAGAGAGTACAGTACACGACCGCACCCATGGAGTACTTTCTTATCCAATCCGTGTGTTATACGCGGTTAGACGGTGCAagtatacgaatacgagtaccgAGTACTACGATGCTATATTCTGCTCGAAGAATATACTCGAGTTTGATTAAAAGTTTCACTTACTGAGAAAACACGGCTTATGGTGTGGGCTTTGCTACTATACAGTATAGGAGAAAAAGACGACACAGGAAATTAAAGAGTACGTTGAAATTTAAACACAGTCGTCTGGTATAATTCGACACGTTACAATCTCGACGACGAGTCGACGACGATGAACGACGATGGTAGAGTGTACTTGGCTCATTTCTCAATTTACTCCGCAAGCCAGCACCACCGCGATGGCGACGTTGTCggctaaaatgttttcaattcggAAAGAAGCGAGTGGTTAGATGGaatatcaaataaaattgaattgaaaattgaagcgaGACGAAGAATATACACATAGATAGAAAAAGACTCGAGCAGAATGCTTCGACAAGTTGCGATTGCGAGAGAAAAAGAGGCGCAGACCAGCCAACCACGATGAGGCGAAGAGAGGAggcgtcatcgtcgtcgttataCGACTGCTAGAGTATACGGATTTGAtgtcgatttcattttcaagttgatatgactttttgtattttcctaCCTGACATCGCTATAACCGATTTCCAATTTTAGTTCCTCCGATGTTATTTTGTtaagttttttttacttatatCTTTCGacgtgttttttatttatttttttcgtcttgttgttgttgtttttacaCGCTTGTACCTGACACATatgtacagttttttttttacgacaaCCGACTGTACGATTTTTATAGAatcgaataaatattttatcGTTAATTGAGTTATACGTATCAAAGTAGGGCAACCAACATGGAAACAGGTAGCAGGAGGTAAAACATAAACCCATACTTGAGTGGGGAAAACACATTTTCTatatattttcttatttttgctATACATTTCCATCGTAgtataatgatttttaaaaaaagggggacagtattaaaattattacaaaaaaataaataaataatttcgtAAAATACGAGGCAGcacacaaaaaattacacacgcagcaagataggtacttataatgataggtttttttgaaaataaataaaagctgGTACATTTTAAGGGTAATATTGGTAACTCGATAATTACATAGAACAATTCGAAAGCGGTATCTCTGGTAACTTTAATCCAATATCAAACTCACAACCATCTATAGGAGCTGGCATTTTGGTGTTCCCAGCATCTCGGCCTTCGAATGAAACCGTTACCTAAATACATGGGTGTTGGGCAACGACTCAGAATACttcttttctaaaattgaaccCGTACTGATCACATTTGAATCTTAATAGTCGTCCTAGTTCGGGAGGACCGCAATAGAACACGGTTACTTTGCCTTTTTTCTGATCGATTAGTTGTTTGAATACTTTATCCCAGTTTGGCCTTCCGGCATTGGTTCTGGTTTTCAGTCCGGTTATCAAGTCTCGTTTTTCCTACACgtttcataaattaattttttgagggtAGATCTTTATGGTCATTATGATATTAAATATACTGTCGTGATATAGGTACCCACTTTTTCGTGCAATAAATCCAAAGCCAATTGTAACCCAACAGCTTTCATGTCGGTTTTCTGTAGAGCAGATGTGATGTACATATGCATATCTAGAAACCGTTCCATGGCACCTCCAAGTTCGGCTTGCTCGATTTCTAATTGAGATAGAAGGTTGACAAACCATTCGAATGAACGTTGGTCGCGATTTATCCAGAAGAAATCCACCTGTTGGGATCAAAAGCTCGAGTTACGATTGGTAATTTGACATGAGGAAGAGGGGGTGGAATTCCACCAGTGAGAGATTAAAACTGAGTAAGTAATCGAGAgccacaagaaaaaaaacatgttccTTTATccgaatcaaattttttcaatttcaaaaatttttcagtcaaactgatatacattaaaaaattcataaattcataaaataaattgattgctTGCAGTCTCAAACCTGTTTTATAGCTTCCAAcgttttttcgttcttttttcaatttcctagccactaaaaaattttatgaaaaagattCGAATGAAATTCAGAACCTACAAACTATGATAAAATGTTCTAAAGACTATTTCGAttgattcaaatattttggaaaatctgCTCTTGCCAGTTCACATCCATAGAGCATTAGAGCAAGAATAACCCAGCATGAAAATTcagatgaattaattttcaaaaatcgctgggagaagaggaaattttttaaaaatatcacaagGCTcgtattcaatttaaaaaaaaaaaaaaaacaaaaactcaacTTAATGTAACCGAAACCGTCCGAAAGTTTTATAGAAAAAAGAGACTAcctatttcaaaactttaaggcaaaaaaaatcgagattttttgcaaacttttcagaaaaaaatcaaattttttggaattttttgtaatttttggctgAACGCGAGACTATGAGactatgacaattttagcaaaaagcaagggTAAAAAACAagttgtttttgcaaaaaaaaagtgagacattgGCAATTTAtgtgagaaaatgaaaatctttcgCAATTTCAAGTTAATGGCGAGactgttttgcaattttggtaaaaaacatgaatttttctactttttggcaaaacgtgagactttttggcaattaggTACTCCGCATTTTTTTCGCTAaaaggaaactttttcaaacacttttgcaaaccaaaaaaaaaaacaagatttttaggtaaattttggcaaaaatatgagatttttttagGAACTTTTAGCCAAAAAGACGACaatattcaacaatattttatgGGCATAAaccagaatttttggcaaattttacgataggcaattttttttgcaatttctggtaaaaagcaagacttggaCAATCCTGATATCAAAATATTCTGTATCATACGAGTTCTCTAtctcttcctcttcttcttctcccTCTCCCTCCTCCACAGTTTACTGATTCCATGAACTGaaaaagatttgatttttttcagcaaaatctGGGTTCAAATATTTTCCACTCTAAACTAAGATCTTTTTACCTCCCCCCCTCCATTCTCCTTCTTAAACAAACAGCTATTGCATTCGGCAGACATTTTTgaaccgaagaaaaaaattcaaaatacattaagtcaaatttaaaatgttttgattcattttttacatttttggcgaatttttaaaaattcaaatttatttataaattattatcTATACctcaaattttatagaaaaaataaattgaaatttgataaaattacgaTAGAACGATaacatttgattaaaattatatttttaaccTCTTAAATTAGTTAATAAGAATTTGGACCGTTTTTGAGTTcgattttcctgaaatttagaAACTCTGAAAAACtgctaaattttccaaaaggtATCAAAATGACCTCCAATTGATTCAGGAGATCAAAAATTGGATATAAGTACACATTTCAACTTtgtatctcaatttttaaaatacctaattctAATCTTTTTGAAGGAAGAAAATGGACCATCTGATTCCGAGGATTCAAAtgttcgtcaaaaatcaaaaaatgaaaatcaacacTTATAATTTAGTTTGATGGTGTATctattttttgaacacttcaaatttttctttattttgtctAACAAACTTTCCATCAGTTGGAATACTTCACTGGTAAATAGGAAAAGCCAGAACATTGacaattaattacctacctatagataggtatgtataattcataaaaaaaaagaccaacttGATATGCTAGCAAAAGATGTTTCAGATGTCCAtttataattgtttttcaatacatttttttccatttctaagAGTAAAATAAACTAAAACTTATGGAAGACCACAATTTAAGCCTGCTTTTACCCGAACCTCAATAAAAATAACCTTCGAAAGTACCTGCTGAAGcagaatgtttttgaaatatgtacttcaaaattCATCCTCCAACAAAGTAAGCTAAAAtcgggaaaaaaatcgaaataccaTTCAAAAATACGTCACCAGACAATCTCAAGAgctatattcaattttttagtttttatagaaatttttaaagttcaaatttgtccttaatattgaatgaaaaactttaaATTAACGAGTATTATCAAATTAAGGTGTACCTacggctgaaatttggttttttgagtGATTCTGACCCCTTTTGACCTCTCGATTAAACTTGTAAATGTTTtactttttacgaaaaaaaaaaaaaaaaaaaaaaaaaaaacataaaaggaTCCCAATGAAATTAAGCATCTACAAACACTTCGATCGAAGGATCGATTCGAACACAACTTGAATTCATGATTACttttgtagtaattttcaagaactgaaaatctcaaaaattcgtcacagattccaaaattactcaaaaccaTCACCGCATCAATCaattctggaaattgaaaattgaaaattgaaaataaaccaaatttcgatttttttttatctcaatttgatcaaatttgattttgagaatttttgtaattttcttcaaatttgagtcaagcaaaatatgaaaaatcaaattgagaaCACTTTTTCTTCGTAGTAGATACTCAATAACGCCTTCATCTGACTCTAGATCTGCCTCAGAAAATGCCTCAGACAAATTTCACATCCTATAGCGACAAGTTTGGCGTATTCTTATGTACAAATATGATCTTTTTTGAGCGCCCAGTTGAGACTGCGCAACTATACTATCTACGGGTAAGTATTTCACTTTTATATAGTACATCGTTGGCGTAAATTACGACCGTCCAATTATCCggattttatatcattttttactaTTGGCGGTTGCTTTATTGGTTGGCACGATATTTGAGATTTATTTTATTACAGCGACGTAGGGTAAACTACATAGCAAAATCGTTGCAAATCTTAATTATAACCTCACAGTAGATCATCTCACAACTTGAGCCAGTTCTTTAGTAGAGCTCATATACGTACCTTCCTCAAATGCATCACCGTCGGAGGAATATCGCTGACCCAGGAATGTTTACACTGAGGACACATATGTCTAGCTTTCCAATACCGATGCATAATGGACTGTAAAATAGACGCGAATGGAGTAACGCCTATTCCGGTGGCAACTAGAACCGCATGCTGTGCCCGGAATATGTGACTGGAGGGCGCACCGTAGGGACCATCTATGAATACCTATGAGAAAATTCATCGAGGGATGATGAGATTCGAGAAACGTACTTTGAAAGGGTTCGGAATACCTTATCACGTTATCACCGTCACCTAGTAACCTCATATTTACCTCTAAGGGTTTGCCGACGGGATAATTAACACCTGTGGGAGCCATTATCGTTGATGTGCTTTCTTCGCTTTTCATTTTAGCTTTACCTTCTTCGGCTGCTTTTTCGGAATTGGCGGTCTGCGAAAAGTACTCGgttaaatattttttgctcgttaatgacttttttttttttgaaagttgaatgagaAGGAAGGCcacaaaaattcagttttgatcGTAGAACACCTTGATACAcatttcaccccctcccctccttttCTACAACTCAACTACCAAGTAGgtgtataatttttcacaatttgctCAAGTGATTGGCGAATTATAATCatttctttcaataattttaaatgaaaaataatgatgcATTTTGAGTACCCCTGAAACAATgcgtatgaaaaattgatgcaaacgatcgttaatttattcaaaaattattttttcttcaatatttcaaaaaaatgatgaaagaatGAGAATATTGTAATGAACTTTCAACATTACGGagtgaaaattcatcattttttgagcaCAATGTTAAAATATGAAGCctccacaccccccccccccaaaaaaactccCAATTATACTGCAACCAATAAGAAACTCATTCTGAGGCCTGAAGAATATTTTTGTGCCATTAGCTCCcctttcaaacttcaaaaaagaagCCAACCCATAGTCATTCTCAAGAGATCTTCTGAAAACTCACTTGATTAGTCATAGCGTTAATTTTAGCTTCGTAATTCTCTAAACTGGGAGTTTTGAATGCAATAATGGTCGGTTTATGCCTCATGTAACGGAAGCTTTGAGCTAAGGATTTATTTTGAGGACTCAAATAAGCCAATCCAAGGGACTGCAGTCGGGCACGTTTCATTTGACACTCGTCGAAACTTTTCTCCGACTCTGATCTCATATACTCTCGTAGACTACaatcaaatatcaaaaatgtaattttagcAAGTATATAAATGAACGCCTCGTATAATTCGACTAAGTAAGCTACTCGAGCAACGAGGATTCATTTCATTGCTACAGAGTGCGCTGGAGTATGCTGAAAAGTATCTGGAGAATCGTGCAGATGGCGATTCCACTTACACTAATAGTCGTTCTCGTTTCTTGATTCGATTGTCGATATCAGGCATGGATAAGGATTTCGATAATGGGGCTTTTTTCTTGAGCAGTATTTTGTGTAGTTTTTCATCTTGGTTCTTCTTTATCGAAGGACACGTTTTGTTTATATCTAGAAAGCACAATATGCTTAAGTTACTTTCAAAGTATTTAACCATCATCACGTCCATCACCATAGTCCTATTAAGTAATTTCCTAGGTATTCTTTTCAAGTGCAAAGAGGGAAAATAGATAAATATACCATAGGGAAGGAAAGAaggatggaaaattttactgaCCATTATTTGATGATACAACTGATTCAACGCTAACGCTGCTTCCATCAGTCAAACTGTGTATTCGGAAATCTTCAGGCAGGCTACTAAAGCTTTGATTTGTATAACCGGTCATTTCTTGTCTTTTGTGGTTTGGTTTACCATGAATGGTATGTCCACTTTTACCAGATAATTTACGTTCGAGAGTGCTGCATTAAACATATTAGAACAGATGTCATAATGTAGTTCAATGATTTTAAAGCAAGTGCTTGAAAGGTTAGAAATAAAAAGTACATCGTATTTtatgcttttgaaaaatatgagagTGGgcttgaaacagaaaaaattcggaaaaaataagATTAGCAAATATGTGAAAAATTGTGCGAaaaatcattattaaaaaatttggcttgtaaaaaattgagaaaaaatttaccaaaaaatctgaaGGTTAACAAAATAACCTTCTAAAGTGAacacaaataaaaattctgaaatgattACTCTaggaatcgaaaaattgaaaaaattaagctgggctttgattttggcaaaaacaaaaaattaaaaattacactcaagTTGAGAAATACtgcgaaaacttttcaaaatactaattaTTGATAAAAGGCACAAgactgaactgaaaaaatttgaaaattaggtaaataaaattgagAGGATTTGAAGGAAATTGGGATCTTGAGATGAGATGGATCTTAAAATGGACTTGAGAAtgtttttccttttaaaatgaaaatctattTATTTtccccagaaaaaaaaaacaaagattgcaaaaattcttaagagtatgtagtgaaaaaaaatgaattttttcgaaaaaatggacTAATTTGACCACACTTTCCttcaaacatttattttaaaaaatattccactGACAAGGTTAAGTtatattcaatttaaaaacaatttgcAACAATCTGAAAATacaagcattttgaaaattgcttaaaaaagcGTTtggaaaaaagccaaaaaaattgcccaaaaaacagctgtaaattttcatttaaaattttctcattaaaacATCATACAAGTTTATGCCAAAGTCATAACaatcagaaaatttaataaaacttgATAAAGAATAATAGCAAAAGATgccaaaatgccataaaaatgatGCAAATGATGTAGTAAAGATTATCAAAATTATGCTAAATCGactaaaaaatcataaaagcttggaaaaaaattgacgaaaaatgacGTAACTCACCTACGTAtactcaaaatttaataaaatattgttcaaaaagtcataaaattcattcaaaataatatttaaaaatttattgaagtaATGCAAAACTAAATTTAAAACGTCTCATAACATTgccaaattcatattttcaaaaatttcagcaaaattttgagcgaaaattaatttttttcacaataatttttttttaatttcaatctttttaaaattatttgtatattgttttcataaaatataatgaaaattttaacattcatcttttcaataaacttttttcatccaaaaattgaaaaaaaatgtaggtatactttcagaaaaaatataaaaatttaataggtaattatttgttggttcaaattttcaagtcataatttaggaaattcaaaaaagcacacatttttatgatatttacacctatgaaaaaaattaagagaattTGCAAAACTATGAGGGCAtgaagccccaaaattttggtcaatatATGTATGCAAAAAACTATCAAATATCGTATAATatctttttgaacattttttgaaagcacAGGGATAcaaaatatcaactcattttcaaGAATCAACCTCTTCAATGCTCGCACAGattttcaggcaatttttgGGGCCAATGAGGCCGTTGGAAGGGCAGAATTTTAAAGAATTgagtgaatattttgaattcagtgctttcaaaaacctaataaaccatattAGGACacgatttgttcaatttttaggaaatatgTATGTGTAGGAGGCCAATGGGAGGCTTCCAAGGAATCGAATCGTAAAAATGAGTTGATCTTCGTATTCAATATTCTCGAAAACTTGACAAAACATACTTCACacgatttttctaattttcaaaaaatttaaagagcCAATGAGAGTTGTTGGAAGAACTAAATCACAACCTCTTCAATGCTCtcacaattcaattcaattttcaggaaaattttggGGGCAATGAGGACGTCGGaaggactttcaaaaaaataagtagatatgtaGTTTAAATTCAGTGCttccaaaaacctaataaaccacaTTATTATAGGACacgattcgttcaatttttaggaaGCCCCCCCCCTAATCTTCATTGGTATTAAAAACCTTAAGATGAAAAGTTCGTATTTCTAAGTAGATACCTGTCATAAAAATGTAAGTTTCCTGaattttattgagatttttaaattttagctccaacatttttgaagtaggtgtgtatttgaatttttggcgaacatGTTCGAAACTATTctcaattcattttaaaatgcagCAAATTGATTTTCTTCGAGTCGCAACCATTCAGAATAATCAAACTCCAAAGCTAGGTCTCGTattatgacgaaaaaatttcaactgctgaaaaaaaacgaaGCCCACTCCACCTGTCCAAAAAGGGTTAGAGGCCAATGATGGCGAGTTTCTTCCTTTCTTAATGCGAAGaagctgcaaaaaaaatgagcaaaattggaGGGTCTGAACCtagaacattttttcagttgaaaaattcagctttgattttttcacgttcaacaattttttatattttccacaAGTAAACTTTcttcccaatttttaaaaaaatgaatttttttggttcttctGAATctgagtattttaatttttttcaattttttctagccAGCTGAAGAAACGTTTTATATTCAAggatgttattttttcaagaatcatcTCACGTCAAAAAACATATCCCTGCTGAAAACCTCCCTCCAATAACCGAATAAAATACtattccaaaatttctcaaggtcagaagaaaaaattctacagAATTTCTCGCACATGtaggaaaaatagaaaaagctgtaaggattgaaaaaaagtctcatttacTTACGCTTTCAATCGTTTAATATCTTCGTTTTCTGTGGTAATTTTAACATTACCGTTCGTGGCAGCAGCCAAGATTTGATTGGGCACAGCACCGGGTAGTTCTTCGTTCAAATTATGCAACTTTTCTTGTTCTCTTTCAAAATAATCGTATAATCTGTTAGTCCATTCGCCAACTCCTCGTATATGCAGCCACATGTAATCTGAGACGAAAAACACCCATAAATTGAGGGGAAACTTCGATTTATCGTACGTCTCACATCCCTTCCCCTAACCTCATCTTCTTACCCACCTTCTTGTTCCGGAGCACTACTAATAGTGAACGGATGCCATTCGTAATTCGCAATAGCTGGAATATTCACAAACACGTAATCTCCTGGATGGAAATCGAAATGAGGAGGTCGTTTGATCACAAGATGAGTTACTCGGGAGGGTAACAAGAGCCCAGAGCTGATGTAGGTTTTGCCTCGTTTCGAGCTAGTGACTGAAAATCGATAAATACGTTCGCACAGATAAATCAGTCCGGGTACAAGcaaccatttccaaaaattaggtcCGTGAATGATAAGCAATATCCAGAACGGTATGTACAGCAGATGGGTCCAGTAAAATATCTATATACAAGTGGATTAGGTATATTTATGTACAAACAGATCAACTTTTTCAGCTCAATGAAAGAGCCTACAAACCTCGAAACTACCTCCACGACGTACAAATGGCTGAGAGCAAATGAACATTATTAATAATATGACGACTAAAATGACACCGGTTGGATTGGCCCAGCCATCAATTAATCCAAATTTTCCAGGTATCGAAGTGAATAACCATTCAGCCAGGGTGTATTCTTCGGCATTCATGTACAAATCTGGGAGTACTTCGTAAGCTGAAGCAGATCACATTGAGTTTACAATTAGATAGTGGTAGATCTTCAAACAGTGGTAATCTCACTCTCAGATATGTACTTGATCACTTactaaaattcaataaatg contains:
- the LOC135844090 gene encoding NADPH oxidase 5-like gives rise to the protein MSFNKNHSKTTDATIASTKTNDPPSIGKGKSSSLLRELTSSWSAEPVCVKYSLKDDHECMDSSVRKDPTPNGEKWQKSAHSSKSTDSANSTELMPCSIKCYNGGLANDEQWKKKRAQILRQCAEYLELESLNSKFTKDNFRRGFLKKDVLSRIFQLFDHDEDGFLSQDDWIQFIKERLLYEKQSDLAEQIESVAYVICGDNKISADKFYQIFQEKWITDKIFRLIDKDNDGFITSHQITEVIASLTCVRKRTGFDKESLECLEQLFRQTVGNEKEIRRDDFKKILITKNPFFTERVFQIFDKDNSGSISLQEFLDSMHQFAGQTPDDKIKFLFKVYDLDGDGLIQHRELQHVMRACMEENGMRFSEDQIEDLTIALFEDADADARGAITYGALKNQLEKHDGLLENLSISIDRWLVPPKPKCKSRPASFIGKLVTMKPYQLTLPYIKNNYVYLSFLGMFLLINLVLFVLRAIQYSDQHYYVIFARACGQCLNFNCAFILVLMLRHCITFLRTRGASSFLPLDQHIYMHKLTGMFICFYGVIHTVMHLLNFTYEVLPDLYMNAEEYTLAEWLFTSIPGKFGLIDGWANPTGVILVVILLIMFICSQPFVRRGGSFEIFYWTHLLYIPFWILLIIHGPNFWKWLLVPGLIYLCERIYRFSVTSSKRGKTYISSGLLLPSRVTHLVIKRPPHFDFHPGDYVFVNIPAIANYEWHPFTISSAPEQEDYMWLHIRGVGEWTNRLYDYFEREQEKLHNLNEELPGAVPNQILAAATNGNVKITTENEDIKRLKATLERKLSGKSGHTIHGKPNHKRQEMTGYTNQSFSSLPEDFRIHSLTDGSSVSVESVVSSNNDINKTCPSIKKNQDEKLHKILLKKKAPLSKSLSMPDIDNRIKKRERLLVLREYMRSESEKSFDECQMKRARLQSLGLAYLSPQNKSLAQSFRYMRHKPTIIAFKTPSLENYEAKINAMTNQTANSEKAAEEGKAKMKSEESTSTIMAPTGVNYPVGKPLEVFIDGPYGAPSSHIFRAQHAVLVATGIGVTPFASILQSIMHRYWKARHMCPQCKHSWVSDIPPTVMHLRKVDFFWINRDQRSFEWFVNLLSQLEIEQAELGGAMERFLDMHMYITSALQKTDMKAVGLQLALDLLHEKEKRDLITGLKTRTNAGRPNWDKVFKQLIDQKKGKVTVFYCGPPELGRLLRFKCDQYGFNFRKEVF